The sequence ATACCCTAATCCTTGATCAGGGTTTGTTCGGATCTTCTGGAACAGCGAGAAGTCCTTAACTGTATATATTTCTACAGAATCGGCATAGCTTCCCACCGCCAAGTAATTTCCATCTGAACTAAATGCTACAGACGTTACATATTTTTTCATCTTCTTACTCTGCCAACGCATTTCGCCAGTCATCAAATCCCAAACTGCCGCAGTACCGTCAGCACTACTTGTCGCGAGCATATTTCCATTCAAGGAAATCTCATTGACGGTATGATCGTGACCAAGAAAACTTCGGATTTCCATACCGCTATTAGCATCCCAAATTTTGGCTGATTTGTCTCTACTTGCTGTAACAATATAGTTTCCATCAGGGCTGTAACGAGCTGTTTTAATAGCTTCACCATGACCTTTTTGAATCACTGCCTTAAATGATTGAGCCTCTGTAAAACAGAGGCTCAGAAAAAATGCTATAAAAGTAAGAGTTGATTTCACTGTTTAATCGTCATTTAAATGTGCTGTCCAAACAGGGAATTTCGAATGATTAACTACATCTTCTGCAATACTCCCAGCCAAAAAATGTCCAACACCTTTCCTCTGATGAGTTCCTAACGCAATCATATCAGCACCAATATCCTCCGCATACATTACTATACCATCTTCCTCATTCTTGTAGTTATAGATTTCAATGGTGTAATTTTCAATAGCATATTTCTTAGCAAATTCTTCCATCTGCTGCATGTCATGCCGTGTAGATGTGAAACTAGCAGGAGTATTGATTTTCACAATATTTAATTGAGCTTCAAACTTTCGCTGAACATCTAATAGTTGACCAATAAAATGATCGTCTGTATGTTGGAAATCTGATGCAAATACGATTTTTTCAATAGGCTCAATCTCGCACTTATCCTGAATAGTTATTACCGGGCAAGATGCTTTCCTAACAATCTTTTCAGCATTAGATCCTGCGAAAAATTCGTTTAAGCCATCCGCTCCTTCAGTACCAACTAC is a genomic window of Marinobacter alexandrii containing:
- a CDS encoding universal stress protein, whose protein sequence is MKRILVPYDFSKVSEHALDFACQIADKADSDIMLLNVIEHPTADSFKTLGIQNMDPMEQLYIKKMYEVVQDKLADVISNAKYTDERISTKIQLGNPFNTIIDQILQEKVSLLVVGTEGADGLNEFFAGSNAEKIVRKASCPVITIQDKCEIEPIEKIVFASDFQHTDDHFIGQLLDVQRKFEAQLNIVKINTPASFTSTRHDMQQMEEFAKKYAIENYTIEIYNYKNEEDGIVMYAEDIGADMIALGTHQRKGVGHFLAGSIAEDVVNHSKFPVWTAHLNDD